One window from the genome of Ovis canadensis isolate MfBH-ARS-UI-01 breed Bighorn chromosome 21, ARS-UI_OviCan_v2, whole genome shotgun sequence encodes:
- the OR10G6 gene encoding olfactory receptor 10G6, whose translation MQRGNQTSVSHFILVGLHHPPQLGVPLFLTFLVIYTLTVSGNGLIILTVLVDTQLHRPMYWFLCHLSLLDMTISSAIVPKMLAGFLLDSKMISFGGCVIQLFSFHFLGCTECFLYTLMAYDRFLAICKPLHYATIMTRSVCNYLAIGTWLGGTLHSLFQTSFIFRLPFCGANQVDYFFCDIPAMLRLACADTTINELITFVDIGFLALTCFVLILTSYGYIVAAILRIRSADGRRNAFSTCAAHLTVVIVYYVPCTFIYLHPGSQEPLDGVVAVFYTVITPLLNPIIYTLRNKEMKAALWRLGGRKVVKPH comes from the coding sequence ATGCAACGTGGAAATCAGACTTCCGTGTCTCACTTCATCTTAGTGGGGCTGCACCACCCACCACAGCTGGGGGTACCGCTCTTCCTAACCTTCCTTGTCATCTACACCCTCACCGTCTCTGGGAATGGACTTATCATCCTCACAGTCTTGGTGGACACCCAGCTCCACCGCCCCATGTACTGGTTCCTATGTCACCTCTCCCTCTTGGACATGACCATTTCCTCTGCCATTGTCCCCAAGATGTTAGCTGGCTTTCTCTTGGACAGTAAGATGATTTCCTTTGGAGGCTGTGTCATCCAGcttttttcattccatttcctgGGCTGCACTGAATGCTTCCTGTACACACTCATGGCTTATGATCGCTTTCTAGCCATTTGTAAGCCTTTACATTACGCCACCATCATGACCCGCAGTGTCTGTAACTATCTAGCTATTGGCACCTGGCTGGGAGGCACCCTCCACTCACTTTTCCAAACAAGCTTCATATTCCGGCTGCCTTTCTGTGGTGCAAACCAGGTGGACTACTTCTTCTGTGATATTCCTGCCATGCTGCGTCTAGCCTGTGCTGACACCACCATCAACGAGCTGATCACCTTTGTGGACATTGGATTCCTGGCCCTCACCTGCTTTGTGCTGATCCTCACTTCCTATGGCTACATAGTGGCTGCTATCCTGAGAATCCGGTCCGCCGACGGGCGCCGCAACGCCTTCTCCACCTGTGCCGCCCACCTAACTGTCGTCATTGTCTACTATGTGCCCTGCACCTTCATTTACTTGCACCCCGGCTCTCAGGAACCCCTGGATGGAGTGGTAGCTGTGTTCTACACAGTCATCACTCCCTTGCTTAATCCTATCATCTACACACTCCGCAACAAAGAAATGAAGGCTGCCTTATGGAGACTGGGAGGTCGCAAGGTCGTGAAGCCTCACTGA